CGATGCCGTGCATACCGAGGTCGATCGTCCTTTTGCGCCGCCCCCGGGCGGATTTGCCCCTGACTGGACCGAACTGGTCGAGGGGCTGGCCGAGCCGACAGACCTGCTTGTCACAAAGAAACAGTGGGGTGCCTTCTATGGAACCGATCTGGATCTTCAGCTTCGGCGGCGCGGAATCACGACGATCGTACTGGGTGGTATCGCAACAAATATGGGTGTCGAGTCCACAGCCCGCGCCGCACATGAGCACGGTTACGGCGTGGTGATCGCAGAAGATCTGACATCCACTTTCGCTGAAGAAATGCAGCGCTTTGCCTGTGACCACGTTTTCCCGATGCTTGGCCGCGTTACGACCAGTGACTCCATCACTCTGGAATCCTGAGAGCCCGATCCGAAAGTTTTTCAACCCTGACAATGCCTTGCTGTCCGTCGTGTGAGCATTCGGATCGAGGCGATCAATGTCCATGCGGTTGAGGAAGCAATGGATTGTTCCCAATCTTTGGCGAGCCGCCTGCACCGTCCCAGCCATGCGAATGTCCGTTCCACCACCCAGCGACGCGGCAGGATCTGAAAGCCCTTCGTCGTATCGGACCGCCTGATGATTTCGAGGGTCCATTTTCCCATGGCGGCGAGCGCGTTTCGCAATTTGTCGCCAGCATAACCGCCATCAGCAAAGATGTGGCGCAGCCAGGGAAAGCGCCTGCGTATCGCTGCCAGGACATCAACGGCCCCATCACGGTCCTGGATGTCGGCGGCATGAACGAGGAGAAAGATCAGGAAGCCGCAGGTATCCGTCACGATATGGCGCTTGCGGCCCTTGACCTTTTTCCCCGCGTCATAGCCTGAAATCCCGCCACTTTCCGTGGTTTTCACCGACTGGCTGTCAATCACGCCTGCGCTCGGAGAGGCGTCACGCCCCTCGATCTCGCGCAGGCTCATGACCAGCACCGTATTCATGGCCTCGAATACTCCGGCATCACGCCAGGCGTAAAAATAGCGCCTGACGGTCGAGACCGGCGGAAAGCATTTCGGCAGCAGACGCCACGCGCACCCGGCCGAGGCTATGTAGAGCATCGCGTTGACCACCTCGCGCATATCCGTCGTGCGCGGACGACCGCCCCGTTTCGCAGGGGGCACAAATGGCATGATCAAAGTCCACTCCCCGTCCGTCATGTCCGATGGATATCGCAAGCCTTCCCGGCTATACTCGCGCCGGGCAATACCAGTCCATGTCACCATTCACTCCATCTCTTCGCAAAGACGGATGAATCACAACAGGCTGGTATTGTTCAAAAACTTTCGGATCGGGCTCTAAGGTGCGGCAAAGGACTTTTGCCAAAATTGACATGGTGGCAACGCGCCATCCGTCCTACCGGAGAGTCAGTGAACTTCCACGCTATGCGATCTCGCCTACCGACCCCTCCAATCCGGAATCCAGAGGTCGATGCGAGCCTACATGTCAGTGAGGTTCGTCTATGAACGACAGGAGAATCAAGTGAATCAGTCTGCGCAGTCAACTGTTTCGCCGAGCCAGACGGACGTGCCCCGGACCGGCTCTCCACGCCCGCGCGTCGGCCTTGTGGGATTAGGCCATATGGGTTCCGCGTTTGCCCAGAATCTGGTGAGTTGCGGCTACCAGACGGTTGTTTTCGATCGCAATGCAACCAAACGGGACGCATGCGCAGGTGCACAACCGGTTGACTCCCTTGCCGGACTGTCTCAGAGCCCGATCCGAAAGTTTTTGAACAATACCAGCCTGTTGTGATTCATCCGTCTTTGCGAAGAGATGGAGTGAATGGTGACATGGACTGGTATTGCCCGACGTGAACATAGCCGGGAAGGAATGCGATATCCATCGGATACGACGGACGAGGAGTGGGCTCTGATCATGCCATTTATACCCCCGGCGAAACGGGGTGGTCGCCCCCGCACGACGGATATGCGCGAGGTGGTCAACGCGATGCTCTACATAGCCTCGGCCGGGTGTGCGTGGCGTTTGCTGCCGAAATGCTTTCCGCCGGTCTCAACCGTCAGGCGCTATTTTTACGCCTGGCGTGATGCCGGATTGTTCGAAGTCATGAATACGGTCCTGGTCATGAGCCTGCGCGAGATTGAGGGGCGTGAAGCCTCTCCAAGCGCGGGCGTGATTGATAGCCAGTCGGTAAAAACCACGGAAAGCGGCGGGCTTTCGGGCTATGACGCGGGTAAGAAGGTCAAGGGCCGCAAGCGCCATATCGTGACGGACACCTGCGGCTTCCTGATCTTTCTCCTCGTTCATGCCGCCGACATCCAGGACCGTGATGGGGCGGTTGATGTTCTGGCGGCAATACGCAGGCGCTTTCCCTGGCTGCGCCACATCTTTGCTGATGGCGGCTATGCTGGCAACAAATTGCGATCCGCGCTCGCCTCCATGGGAAAATGGACGGTCGAAATCATCAGGCGGTCCGATACGGCGAAGGGCTTTCAGATCCTGCCGCGCCGCTGGGTGGTTGAACGGACATTCGCCTGGCTGGGACGGTGCAGGCGGCTCGCCAAAGATTGGGAAAAGTCCATTGCTTCCTCAACCGCATGGACATTGATCGCCTCGATCCGCATGCTCACACGACGGACAGCAAGGCATTGTCAAGCTTGAAAAACTTTCGGATCGGGCTCTCAGTGCGACATTATCTTCTCTTCGTTGCCTAACGACGCTGCTCTCTCTTCTGTGACCGAAGGCCATTCCGGCCTGATCACCGTCATGAAGAAAGGGGCTGTTCACGTCTCGACGAGCACGGTCAGTCCCACGATCGCAAGGCATCTGGCGGGCCTGCATCAAAGTAGTGGTCAGGGTTACGTTGCCTCTCCCGTGCTTGGCAATCCTGACCTCGCGAAGGCGCGGAAAGTGTTCTTCATGGTCGCAGGCCCTGCCGATCACGTCGCCTCGGCAGTTCCTGTCATACAAAACCTGGGTCAGCATATCTTCCTGATGGGGGATGACCCTGGTCATGCCAACCTGATGAAATTGGCTGCAAACGTGATGATTGCAACTACTTTGGAAAGCATGGGAGAAACCCTGGCACTTCTCCGCAAGGGCGGCATTTCCGCTGAACTCGGTTTCGACGTTCTGACGAACTCACTTTTTGATTCGAAAGTCCATAAGGCCTACGGCGGAAAAATCCTGCACGAACGCTACCGTCCCGCCGGAATGGTCGTACCGCTGGCGCTCAAGGATATGCGCCTCGCCTTAACCGAGGCCGAACACGCCACAACCCCCATGCCTTTTGCAAGCCTCGTGCGAGACCGCATGGTCGCAATGATGGCACGAGGTTGGGAAACGCTCGATTGGTCAGCCCTGGGGCTCCTTGCGTCCCGGGACGCCGGGCTGCCTTCAGATCCCGGACTTTCTGACCTCTTCTAGTAGTTACAGATTCTAGTTACAGACGGCCAACTTCCAGCCGTAACTTGCCCGAAAGGAAATAATTTGATGCCTACTCAAAACCAGAATGATCCGCTGAGCAGCCCGGCCCGTCGCTCCATCCTCGCGCTTGGCGGCGGCGTCGCGGCAGTCGGACTGGCAGCATCTACACTCAATACAGCTTCAGCATCCGAACGCCCGGTCGCGGAACCGGTCAGCGGGCTCTACCCTGTCCCGCCGCCTGAAAAAACGGCAGGGCCGATAAAACCGGCTCGCGGCACAAACCTGACCGGCAAAGTTGCCGTCGTTACAGGCGCAGCTCGCGGTATAGGTCGCGCCATCGCAGTTGAGTTCGCAGCCAATGGCGCAGACGTCATCGCACTGGATATCGCGGGGCCAGTGAGCCCGACAGCCGATGCTGCCCCCGCAACAAAAACCGAACTGGAGGAAACGGTAGCGCAGATTCGCGCTTATGGGCGCCGGGGCGAGGCGATCGTTGCCGACATTCGTAAGATCAAGCAACTCCGCTCGGCGGCCGACCATATTGAACGGACCTACGGAAAAATCGACTGCGTCGTCGCGAATGCGGCTATCCAGGGGTGGAAACCCCTGCTTGAAATGGCTGACAACGACTGGGAGGATCAAATCCAGAACAACCTTACCGGTACGGCCAATACCGTGCGTGCGTTCGCACCAAAAATGGTGGCACGGAAATATGGACGACTGATTCTTCTTTCTTCCATGCAAGGCCGGATGGGCACGATGAGCGGTGCATCCTACTCGGCGTCTAAGTGGGGTATCCTTGGCCTGATGAAGTCGGCGGCACTGGAGCTTGGGCGTTACAATATAACATGCAATGCTATTCTTCCGGGCCTGGTTGGAACTGCGCTCACTTATAACGAACAAAGATTCCGGGCCGCGATAGCGCAGTCAAATAAGGCAGTTTCGCCGTATCCTACCGCTCAGGAAACGTGGGACGCCCGTGCGCCGACCGTTCCCCTTGGCGTAGGCTGGCTCCAGCCTGAAGATATCTCGCCTATGGCCGTATTTTTGGCATCGGACGCAGCCGCACTTGTGACCGGCGCAGAAATGGCAGTTACCGGGGGAGACGCTGCAAAAGTAAGCTAGTGCAGACCGGCTGGGCGGTTCCGAGTATTGGGTGCCGCCCATTAATACCCATCTCACCCGAGAGAGTCTTTAAGTTGGCGCGCCATGAAATTGATGAAACTTTTTACTTTCGGCGCAACAACTTTCTTGGGGGGATAAACTGCCCAGATGGCCCGTTCCGCTCCCGGGGCTAGAACCCACTCGAATTGCTCGAGAACCCGTACGAGTTTTCCTGCTTTTATGTCTTCCCCAATCAGCCAGCTTGGCAAAAGTGCCAGACCAATCTCGCTCAAAGTCGCTTCAAGAAGAGCTTCGGAATCATTTGCTTTCACAGCCCCGCTCACGGACAGCTTTTCGAACTGAGCCTCTGGCTTGCCACAAGGCCTAAAATACCATGCACTTCCTGCCTGGACGGTAAAAAACAGGCAACTATGATTTGTCAGATCCCCAGGACAGACAGGCAAACCTGCGCGTTTTATATAACTAGGGGCAGCGACAAGAATGCGTGACTGACCAGCCAGCCGCTTTGCGACAAGGGTAGAATCAGGGAGCGCACCAATACGGATCGCAACATCGGTACCGCTTTCTATTAGATCAACCGTGGCATCCGTTAATGTTGCGTCAATGCGGATTTCCGGGAACGATGTCAGAAAGGCCGACATATGTGGCATCACATGCCGTCGGCCGAAAGCGGCAGGGACATTTATGCGTAATATGCCTCGCGGCGAAGAATTGTGTAAGGTTACTTCTTCGCGGGCGATATCCAGGTCACCAAGGATACGACTGGCCCGTTCCTGCAACAAGGCGCCGGCCTCGGTCAGATGGAGACCACGTGTCGTACGATTGAATAACGCGACGTCGAGGTCCGCCTCCAGCCGGGAAATATGGCGTGATACCGTGGATACCTCCATGCCCTGTTCAGCGGCGACCCCCGAGAAGCTCCCAATCTGGGCAGACCGAAGGAAGACCCGCAACGCAGTAAAATAGTCCACAACCCGCTTCCCCAAGAGATAACAGGTTCTTTCATATCGACATATAAGGGGGCCTTACAATCACGTGTCCCCAAAATGGAGAGCAAGGATAACA
This portion of the Komagataeibacter sp. FNDCF1 genome encodes:
- a CDS encoding LysR family transcriptional regulator — its product is MDYFTALRVFLRSAQIGSFSGVAAEQGMEVSTVSRHISRLEADLDVALFNRTTRGLHLTEAGALLQERASRILGDLDIAREEVTLHNSSPRGILRINVPAAFGRRHVMPHMSAFLTSFPEIRIDATLTDATVDLIESGTDVAIRIGALPDSTLVAKRLAGQSRILVAAPSYIKRAGLPVCPGDLTNHSCLFFTVQAGSAWYFRPCGKPEAQFEKLSVSGAVKANDSEALLEATLSEIGLALLPSWLIGEDIKAGKLVRVLEQFEWVLAPGAERAIWAVYPPKKVVAPKVKSFINFMARQLKDSLG
- a CDS encoding hydrolase, with the translated sequence MISLSAPRTALILIDLQKGIVDRTLAPFTGEAVVERSKKLASRFRAAGSPVILVNVAFAPDFADAVHTEVDRPFAPPPGGFAPDWTELVEGLAEPTDLLVTKKQWGAFYGTDLDLQLRRRGITTIVLGGIATNMGVESTARAAHEHGYGVVIAEDLTSTFAEEMQRFACDHVFPMLGRVTTSDSITLES
- a CDS encoding NAD(P)-dependent oxidoreductase is translated as MFSSLPNDAALSSVTEGHSGLITVMKKGAVHVSTSTVSPTIARHLAGLHQSSGQGYVASPVLGNPDLAKARKVFFMVAGPADHVASAVPVIQNLGQHIFLMGDDPGHANLMKLAANVMIATTLESMGETLALLRKGGISAELGFDVLTNSLFDSKVHKAYGGKILHERYRPAGMVVPLALKDMRLALTEAEHATTPMPFASLVRDRMVAMMARGWETLDWSALGLLASRDAGLPSDPGLSDLF
- a CDS encoding SDR family NAD(P)-dependent oxidoreductase; its protein translation is MPTQNQNDPLSSPARRSILALGGGVAAVGLAASTLNTASASERPVAEPVSGLYPVPPPEKTAGPIKPARGTNLTGKVAVVTGAARGIGRAIAVEFAANGADVIALDIAGPVSPTADAAPATKTELEETVAQIRAYGRRGEAIVADIRKIKQLRSAADHIERTYGKIDCVVANAAIQGWKPLLEMADNDWEDQIQNNLTGTANTVRAFAPKMVARKYGRLILLSSMQGRMGTMSGASYSASKWGILGLMKSAALELGRYNITCNAILPGLVGTALTYNEQRFRAAIAQSNKAVSPYPTAQETWDARAPTVPLGVGWLQPEDISPMAVFLASDAAALVTGAEMAVTGGDAAKVS
- a CDS encoding NAD(P)-binding domain-containing protein, with the protein product MSVRFVYERQENQVNQSAQSTVSPSQTDVPRTGSPRPRVGLVGLGHMGSAFAQNLVSCGYQTVVFDRNATKRDACAGAQPVDSLAGLSQSPIRKFLNNTSLL
- a CDS encoding IS5 family transposase, with product MVTWTGIARREYSREGLRYPSDMTDGEWTLIMPFVPPAKRGGRPRTTDMREVVNAMLYIASAGCAWRLLPKCFPPVSTVRRYFYAWRDAGVFEAMNTVLVMSLREIEGRDASPSAGVIDSQSVKTTESGGISGYDAGKKVKGRKRHIVTDTCGFLIFLLVHAADIQDRDGAVDVLAAIRRRFPWLRHIFADGGYAGDKLRNALAAMGKWTLEIIRRSDTTKGFQILPRRWVVERTFAWLGRCRRLAKDWEQSIASSTAWTLIASIRMLTRRTARHCQG
- a CDS encoding IS5 family transposase; this encodes MVTWTGIARREHSREGMRYPSDTTDEEWALIMPFIPPAKRGGRPRTTDMREVVNAMLYIASAGCAWRLLPKCFPPVSTVRRYFYAWRDAGLFEVMNTVLVMSLREIEGREASPSAGVIDSQSVKTTESGGLSGYDAGKKVKGRKRHIVTDTCGFLIFLLVHAADIQDRDGAVDVLAAIRRRFPWLRHIFADGGYAGNKLRSALASMGKWTVEIIRRSDTAKGFQILPRRWVVERTFAWLGRCRRLAKDWEKSIASSTAWTLIASIRMLTRRTARHCQA